The Vicia villosa cultivar HV-30 ecotype Madison, WI unplaced genomic scaffold, Vvil1.0 ctg.002359F_1_1, whole genome shotgun sequence genome window below encodes:
- the LOC131638650 gene encoding uncharacterized protein LOC131638650 translates to MTSCKVHDLNTKGPKFTWRGPLYHGGQHIYEKLDRALINDKWNILFPEAFVKVLVRVEFSDHHPILINFCEDKVLHKNRPFRFENAWMLNDTYDTMLKESWRGENSFLKNLQNVVDGIETWKFETFDKIKRLKREVTRILEGIRSKLQVHDNRVVCEGWKQNCRRI, encoded by the coding sequence ATGACTAGTTGCAAAGTTCATGATCTTAATACCAAGGGCCCCAAATTCACATGGAGAGGACCTCTCTACCATGGAGGGCAACATATTTATGAGAAATTAGACAGAGCTTTGATTAATGATAAGTGGAATATTTTGTTCCCAGAAGCTTTTGTTAAGGTGTTGGTGCGAGTGGAATTTTCTGATCATCACCCTATTCTCATTAATTTTTGCGAGGATAAGGTGTTGCATAAGAATAGACCATTTCGATTTGAGAACGCATGGATGTTAAATGATACTTATGATACTATGCTTAAAGAGTCTTGGAGAGGAGAGAACTCTTTTCTTAAAAACTTGCAGAATGTGGTGGATGGTATTGAGACGTGGAAATTCGAGACTTTTGATAAAATTAAGAGACTCAAACGTGAGGTGACGCGCATACTTGAAGGGATTCGGAGTAAGCTTCAGGTTCATGATAATAGGGTGGTTTGCGAAGGTTGGAAGCAAAATTGCAGGAGGATTTAA
- the LOC131638649 gene encoding polygalacturonase-like, translated as MKNLSIGIIVSFLFIAYFSVVQGHLDISKYGGKPNSDITEAFKKVWKEACASTSAVKIVIPSGKYRTSGIDAEGPCKAPIEIQVDGTIQAPSDISQIHKGIDQWIRFGTMDHLTISGKGIFDGQGAATWKQGAAAWSKNHKVDKKVSMNLGFYFVNNSIITGITSKDSKNFHFMVYGCENITFDGIKVSAPGDSTNTDGIHLGKSTDVKILNTNIATGDDCVSLGDGSRKVLVQNVNCGPGHGISVGSLGKFKNEDNVEGFTVKNCTISDTENGVRIKTWPSGPGTITITDMHFEDITMNSVRNPIIIDQEYCPWNQCNKKNPSKIKISKVSFKNIQGTTKAEEGVVLICSSGVPCDGVELSNIDLKFNGAPAKAVCSNVKPKVSGKAPKCEAYTPPPSS; from the exons ATGAAGAATTTGAGTATTGGCATTATTGTTTCATTCCTATTTATAGCTTACTTTAGTGTAGTTCAAGGACACCTTGACATATCAAAGTATGGTGGAAAACCAAATTCAGATATTACCGag GCTTTCAAAAAAGTTTGGAAGGAAGCATGTGCATCAACAAGTGCGGTTAAAATAGTGATTCCATCTGGTAAATACAGGACAAGTGGAATAGATGCTGAAGGTCCATGTAAGGCTCCAATTGAAATTCAAGTTGATGGCACAATTCAAGCACCTTCGGACATAAGTCAAATTCATAAAGGGATTGATCAATGGATCAGGTTTGGAACTATGGACCATTTAACCATATCAGGAAAGGGAATTTTTGATGGTCAAGGTGCAGCTACTTGGAAACAAGGTGCAGCTGCTTGGAGCAAAAATCATAAAGTTGATAAGAAAGTTTCCatg AATTtgggtttttattttgttaacAACTCCATCATCACTGGAATTACATCTAAGGACAGCAAAAACTTCCATTTCATGGTTTACGGGTGCGAAAATATCACATTTGATGGCATCAAAGTTAGTGCTCCTGGTGACAGTACAAACACTGATGGAATCCACTTGGGAAAATCAACGGATGTTAAAATTCTTAATACCAACATTGCTACTGGAGATGATTGTGTCTCATTAGGTGATGGTAGCAGAAAAGTACTTGTCCAAAATGTGAATTGTGGACCTGGTCACGGTATTAGTGTTGGAAGCCTTGGAAAGTTTAAAAATGAAGATAATGTAGAAGGTTTTACAGTTAAGAATTGTACTATATCAGATACTGAAAATGGAGTGAGGATAAAGACTTGGCCATCGGGACCAGGAACAATTACTATTACTGATATGCATTTTGAAGATATTACCATGAATAGTGTCAGGAACCCTATCATCATTGACCAAGAGTATTGTCCATGGAATCAGTGCAACAAAAAG AATCCATCAAAAATAAAGATAAGCAAGGTTTCATTCAAGAACATTCAGGGAACTACAAAAGCAGAAGAGGGAGTGGTTCTTATATGCAGTAGTGGTGTACCCTGCGATGGTGTGGAGTTAAGTAATATTGATCTCAAATTTAATGGAGCACCAGCAAAAGCTGTATGTTCTAATGTCAAACCTAAAGTTTCAGGAAAAGCTCCTAAGTGTGAAGCTTATACTCCGCCTCCCTCCtcttaa